One Hevea brasiliensis isolate MT/VB/25A 57/8 chromosome 6, ASM3005281v1, whole genome shotgun sequence genomic window, GATTTGTCTGCTTCAAGTTCTTTGACAAAGAAAACTGCAGGTGTACCGTTTTGAAACAAGTCCTGAAGATCACATAAGACCAGTTATAGTTGATACAACCAATGCGTCGAGGATACTGAAGATAGCTCAGGAGTTGATTTATTTCTTTAGTTGATCAGATGGGTGGGCATGAAATCACTGAGGAGCTCAACGAAGCATTACAATCAGATCAGCCTGCAAACACCACAACAGCGAGTCTGCCTGGAACCAATCAACCTGAGACTCAAGATTCTTCCACTAGCTTGTTAGATGTTGATCTAATGATTGGACATCCCTGGACGACAGGATTGTTCGATTGTCCTCAAGATCAAAGAAATGGTAAATCTCCAGctcggaaattaaaaaaaattcaatttttttttctctatctgAACATGTTCAACAAGATCATCGTCTTATTTGCTTTGACAGCCATTGTTACAGCATTTCTTCCTTGTGTAACTTTTGGACAGATAGCAGAAGTATTGGATGAAGGAAAATCTAGTAAGTTTCCCTATATGGCCTGTCCCTTTTATTCTTTCTTCCAAGTCTATGAAAATGATGTTAACTGGTGAATGCAGCTTGTGGCTGTAGGAGTTCCTGTTACTTCTTGCTGATGCTTGCTTCATACTCTCAATGGATTTTGAGTACGGAGTACAGAACCAAGCAGAGAAAGAAGTTCAACTTGGAAGAAGCTCCCTATACAGATGTGGCATCTCATATTTTTTGTCCATGTTGTTCCCTTTGCCAGGAGTTCAGAGAGCTTAAAAGCAGAGGACTTGACCCTGCTTTAGGTACTATCAGTCTTGCTAGTCTCTAAATGTGTTCAATTATATGCAGAAACATTGTCATAATGAAATTAGactatgaaggagcggaagtatgaaaaacacaagtttagatcattgaaatttaaaatttttcttctagggtcacatgcataatgcaagattaatttttatctatttgatttcaatgataaacagcttattaaaactcttttaatatatttttggatctacatttgtcatttaagattttagaattaacaaattaatccattaaaaccctatattagatcaagaacaagtacactaaccttttgatgcactgcagtgtgtttgacgcctttgggatgcgtctttaggacaccagatgttgtccctctagcttgtccacaccaagatcacctatgacagcccttaaacagcttctaaagctttttctatgaattagaaaaataAGTTTtgtcttttgagagattacagatgtaaactggacactagaaacaatttctagtatttttaattcaagagattatttgctaatctctttgaattgatgagagatgaagaagaagagaagggagagcaaccaagggtggcggcacaaagagatgaatggcagcttatgtttttgttctttcatccttatacttatatagttaggtcaccacttaaaacccttgccacatgtcaccttctgattggctctaggtttaattgacccaatcacattgtgccaagtgtcaaacctatatttaatcttgactttgatcatcttacatgattaaatgacatttggcaagcttatgtgtagtgttatgtgtcaccatctcatggtgccacatatcaccctatgaaatgaccaaaacacccctgtgtcttaatttttagttctcaacccaaaataattatttctcttcttctaatcaatttatatcaaatataaattaattaattaatctctattaattaatttctcattaattaaattcatatttaaacacttcaaatataaatttaacttatactatacatccaataacctagatttggtttcaagccatgctagggactttgcaatctaattgcaaatcaaacctatttaattaatcaattaaactctttaattaattaattaaatcatatttaatttggtgattacttgtgtatgtggatgacttactaggctcatcactaattggcaatgagacatgatatcaactcttaatatcatcagaactctttcttaccataaatgatttctctaaatcattttatgcacctcatagaccatggttagcacctagcatagcatgccatggccacccaattagtaataaggtttaccttaaatgaacctataatcatatgttaccatgcactagaataaaTCTCAActaaagctagagtcatggtttatgtcaaaccccatttgctataaatattatgttctcttttaattctaattttttattaaaagattttctcatcagaaactcttttctgattaaatctatctgtcctggccaggaacttgaaacattaagaacaattaaatgaacataggattttatccctatttacttagaggaacagattccatcttgatcaacatctatctccatatataactagtaggagccaacgcatgcccatatacccatacacagtacaagtatgaaagcagcatcaaactcaaaccacttatatacaagataattgtgctatctcaggtctaaagattatatgcactgatatgatttatgacaatacattgacaagagtaaactccatgtgcttgtcataagtgtcactagttcgacctacttattatgtataagtgcctatcatgtttgttatatggcataagactcaccattccatcttatttatatctcatattaataacttgggaacaaacataattataatctttctggataagtcatgtccttattgtgaagtatccccgattgtgaacctatttataatactttatgctagaaatactgtcactcatattcttaacaacttaataatagaatttctaacaaaatatcaatggaccttttctattatacataaatatgttatgtaaacagaaaagtaaaaatgccttttattaataaaatatatacaagatacatactaaatgatatactctaggacatactactaacaaactaTACGTTAATACATGAGATCACAAAGTCTTCCTTTTCCTGGAACTTTGAATGTAGGTTGGAATGGAATCCTTGCTCAACAACAGGGAAGACAGTCTGATGATGAACAACTAAATGTTCCTCCTCCATATCAAGCCATGTCTAAGTAAATTCATGGGttatcttcttttcttttctttttttttttttttttcaaaagggTTTGTCAAGTTTATTCACCAGAACATTTAACCCAAAAAATTAAGAAGAGCGGACCTGCAAATTTTTTGAGCtttctcctttttttcttttgtgTCTTGTGTTAAAGAAGGTAAAAGAAGAGACCAATTTGAAGAGTTCTTCCTTATAACACATTCTAGAGACAGAAAGCCTTTtgtcatttgaatttttcaatatGTGTGCCTTTCtagtttaaaagaaaaaaaattccatGGGAAGCCAATTTTAGGGGACCAGTTCAGAAAAGACATGTAAATCCTTTTCCAATATTATATGAAAAAGATATTATATTTTTCTATTTggaatgtacaatttgaattcaattattatttttttttgttaatgcTCATACTTAgaatgaaaaattttattttttttaatataaaaaaatatttaaaaaaaaattaaacataattatataagaatttaattgaattcttttattataaatgatttatttaaaaaatatcaaataaaaggTAAACTTCTCAGAGGTGTGGGCCTGTGATTTAGATATGGAAGCGATTGTAAAGTAGAAAATATAATTGGTTCTTTTGGATTATTTCCTCTTGCCCCTTAGCGCAGCTTTGCCCTCACATATCTGCAATTGTGTTGGAGATACTTGTTTCACAGtgagaaaatacaaaaataaaatggtaaatataaattattagattgtgaaattaatttaattaattattttaatatataaaataatttaattacttatataAATATGAATTCAGCAGGTAAATATAGATACACAAATAACAGAgcaaaataaaacataaataaactatttaattcatttcaaatttgatataaaatattttattaaatttccaTCCATCACGGAGTGGAGAGTGACTCCTTTGATTATTTGCCCTCTCAGGCTTTGCTTCGTGAAGCCAGCGAAGACAAGAAAGAGACTAGAGCTAAATGCTAATTACGAACGCATTGGTAGACTCTTGACCCGAAGGAGACTTGACCAATAACAGATGTGAGATTTAGAGAAAAAATTCCAATGATGAAAAAGAGtaatatttacaatttttattCCAGTGGATCGCAACGCAAGACTTCAAGTCACATAAAATAACAAGAAGACCGAGTCAAGAGTCAATGAAAAAGAAAAGTAGCAATTATAAAAATTCTCTAAATATTTTGTTGTGAAAATCACACCCACACAAAATTTAAAGTGGTTTGGCATAGACCTACTCCTCCAAACAAATTCACtatcaagaaaaaataattacaatcactaattatttttctcaccctcaaaatcactcaaacaaaatTCACGGAATTCAACGCACATCTCCACTTTGCGGGCTCTCTACAACACATTTCGTGTAATGGTCAACtaactattcat contains:
- the LOC110670702 gene encoding protein PLANT CADMIUM RESISTANCE 8 isoform X2, whose protein sequence is MGGHEITEELNEALQSDQPANTTTASLPGTNQPETQDSSTSLLDVDLMIGHPWTTGLFDCPQDQRNAIVTAFLPCVTFGQIAEVLDEGKSTCGCRSSCYFLLMLASYSQWILSTEYRTKQRKKFNLEEAPYTDVASHIFCPCCSLCQEFRELKSRGLDPALGWNGILAQQQGRQSDDEQLNVPPPYQAMSK
- the LOC110670702 gene encoding protein PLANT CADMIUM RESISTANCE 8 isoform X1; translation: MGGHEITEELNEALQSDQPANTTTASLPGTNQPETQDSSTSLLDVDLMIGHPWTTGLFDCPQDQRNAIVTAFLPCVTFGQIAEVLDEGKSTCGCRSSCYFLLMLASYSQWILSTEYRTKQRKKFNLEEAPYTDVASHIFCPCCSLCQEFRELKSRGLDPALEGNQLQTLDDKSIYIGNDGLCGSPLRSCEEEQPQRPEHVEKKAVKKSEMLWFYCGLGVGFMAGFVGVCSTLYFKDSWRHAYFRLIENIYNKLWVIVVISKNQLQRKLRGDEHGGQM